The Acidimicrobiales bacterium genome contains a region encoding:
- a CDS encoding DUF3501 family protein: MAKLTIDDIADQRAYERERDAFRRHVIALKKRRRVGVGPFVTLVFENRDTVRFQIQEMARVERIGTDEGIQEELDVYNPLVPEPGHLAASLFIELTDDDAMRRWLPELVGIETSVELRLSAAGDGDGAVARCQVDPAHASQLTRDEITAAVHYVHFSLTPEQVDAVEAGPVRLAVAHPAYDEETMLGDETRAELLADLRGT, encoded by the coding sequence ATGGCCAAGCTGACCATCGACGACATCGCCGACCAACGGGCGTACGAGCGCGAGCGCGACGCCTTCCGGCGCCACGTCATCGCCCTCAAGAAGCGCCGCCGGGTGGGGGTGGGGCCCTTCGTCACCCTGGTGTTCGAGAACCGTGACACCGTCCGCTTCCAGATCCAGGAGATGGCCCGGGTCGAGCGCATCGGCACCGACGAGGGCATCCAGGAGGAGCTCGACGTCTACAACCCCCTCGTGCCCGAGCCCGGCCACCTGGCCGCCAGCCTGTTCATCGAGCTGACCGATGACGACGCCATGCGCCGGTGGCTGCCCGAGCTGGTCGGCATCGAGACCTCCGTCGAGCTGCGCCTGAGCGCCGCCGGGGACGGCGACGGCGCCGTCGCGCGCTGCCAGGTCGACCCGGCCCACGCCAGCCAGCTCACCCGGGACGAGATCACCGCCGCGGTCCACTACGTGCACTTCAGCCTCACCCCCGAACAGGTCGACGCGGTGGAGGCCGGGCCGGTCCGCCTGGCCGTGGCCCACCCGGCCTACGACGAGGAGACGATGCTGGGCGACGAGACCCGGGCCGAGCTCCTGGCCGACCTGCGGGGGACGTGA
- a CDS encoding GNAT family N-acetyltransferase, whose protein sequence is MPSDATAPGDPIPAGEVAGPAPGVEVRIRRITESDGPLLREVRLAAIADSPGTFTTNLEAARARPVEAWTRVAEAHSGADDQATWFAEVGPDTAGMVSAFRTDDGAVTLTSLWSAPPFRRIGVADALVGAVRDWAVRANAVEVRQWLVERNAHARAFHEALGFVPTGAERPYEPAPAIREVELRLPLR, encoded by the coding sequence ATGCCCTCCGACGCCACCGCCCCGGGCGACCCCATCCCCGCCGGTGAGGTCGCCGGCCCCGCCCCCGGCGTCGAGGTCCGCATCCGCCGCATCACCGAGAGCGACGGGCCCCTCCTCCGGGAGGTCCGCCTGGCCGCCATCGCCGACAGCCCCGGCACCTTCACCACCAACCTGGAGGCGGCCCGGGCCCGTCCCGTGGAGGCCTGGACCCGGGTGGCCGAGGCCCACAGCGGGGCCGACGACCAGGCCACCTGGTTCGCCGAGGTCGGCCCCGACACCGCCGGCATGGTCAGCGCCTTCCGCACCGACGACGGGGCCGTGACCCTCACCTCCCTGTGGTCCGCCCCGCCGTTCCGCCGCATCGGCGTGGCCGACGCCCTGGTGGGCGCGGTCCGGGACTGGGCGGTCAGGGCCAACGCCGTCGAGGTCCGCCAGTGGCTGGTGGAGCGCAACGCCCACGCCCGGGCCTTCCACGAGGCCCTCGGCTTCGTCCCCACCGGCGCCGAACGGCCGTACGAGCCCGCCCCCGCCATCCGTGAGGTCGAGCTGCGCCTGCCCCTGCGCTGA
- the trpD gene encoding anthranilate phosphoribosyltransferase — MVADAAAPADDTPSLDEVGGWPGVLGALTQRRDLTPVEARAAMAEILAGQASPARIAAFIVALRMKGETAAEMGGMLDAMLAAAERVPLPDLDGVVDIVGTGGDRSHSINVSTLAAIVVAGAGARVCKHGNRAASSSCGSADLLEALGVVIDLGPEGVARCVAEAGIGFCFAPRYHASMRHAGPTRKELGVPTVFNILGPLANPARVRRYVVGVGDPTMAERMAEVLLAHGAERAFVVHGGDGLDEITITTTSNVVEVTDGAIRPLTVDPLAFGLGPARLEDLRGGDPATNARLARAVLAGEAGPHRDIVVLNAAAGLVAAGQVDDYPDGIERAGAALDSGAAAAALDRLVTTSVAARTAGL, encoded by the coding sequence ATGGTCGCTGACGCTGCTGCTCCCGCTGACGACACGCCGTCGCTGGACGAGGTGGGGGGGTGGCCCGGGGTCCTGGGGGCACTGACCCAGCGGCGCGACCTCACCCCGGTCGAGGCCCGGGCGGCCATGGCCGAGATCCTGGCCGGCCAGGCCAGCCCGGCCCGGATCGCCGCCTTCATCGTGGCGCTGCGCATGAAGGGGGAGACCGCGGCCGAGATGGGGGGGATGCTGGACGCCATGCTGGCCGCCGCCGAGCGGGTGCCCCTGCCCGACCTCGACGGCGTGGTCGACATCGTCGGCACCGGTGGCGACCGCAGCCACTCCATCAACGTCTCCACCCTGGCCGCCATCGTGGTGGCCGGCGCCGGGGCCCGGGTGTGCAAGCACGGCAACCGGGCCGCCTCGTCGTCGTGCGGCTCGGCCGACCTGCTGGAGGCCCTGGGCGTGGTCATCGACCTGGGGCCCGAGGGGGTGGCCCGGTGCGTGGCCGAGGCCGGCATCGGCTTCTGCTTCGCCCCCCGGTACCACGCCTCCATGCGCCACGCCGGGCCCACCCGCAAGGAGCTGGGGGTGCCCACCGTGTTCAACATCCTCGGGCCCCTGGCCAACCCGGCCCGGGTCCGCCGCTACGTGGTCGGGGTGGGCGACCCCACCATGGCCGAGCGCATGGCCGAGGTGCTGCTGGCCCACGGGGCCGAGCGGGCCTTCGTCGTCCACGGCGGCGACGGGCTGGACGAGATCACCATCACCACCACCTCCAACGTGGTCGAGGTGACCGACGGCGCGATCCGCCCCCTCACCGTCGACCCCCTGGCCTTCGGCCTGGGCCCGGCCCGCCTGGAGGACCTGCGGGGCGGCGACCCGGCCACCAACGCTCGGTTGGCCCGGGCCGTGCTGGCCGGCGAGGCCGGCCCCCACCGCGACATCGTGGTCCTCAACGCCGCCGCCGGCCTGGTGGCCGCCGGGCAGGTGGACGACTACCCCGACGGCATCGAGCGGGCCGGGGCCGCCCTCGACTCGGGGGCGGCGGCCGCCGCCCTCGACCGCCTGGTCACCACGTCCGTCGCCGCCCGCACCGCCGGCCTCTGA
- a CDS encoding WhiB family transcriptional regulator, with protein sequence MSDATTSTPPWRRQAACKGLDPSIFYPADDEDECLDAKAVCAQCPVVDLCLEHALGVREKEGIWGGCSERERRRIIRQRRRSA encoded by the coding sequence GTGAGCGACGCGACCACGAGCACCCCGCCCTGGCGCAGGCAGGCCGCCTGCAAGGGCCTCGACCCGAGCATCTTCTACCCGGCGGACGACGAGGACGAGTGCCTCGACGCCAAGGCCGTGTGCGCACAGTGCCCGGTGGTCGACCTGTGCCTGGAGCACGCCCTCGGCGTCCGGGAGAAGGAGGGCATCTGGGGCGGGTGCTCCGAGCGGGAGAGGCGCCGGATCATCCGGCAGCGTCGGCGCTCGGCCTGA
- a CDS encoding DEDD exonuclease domain-containing protein produces the protein MSAPRRSPAGPGGQASFDDLGTPLHQVTFCVIDIETTGGRATDGGITEVGAVKLRGGECEGTFQTLVNCGQAIPPAITVLTGITDAMVLPAPRLGPVLSALREFVGDAVIVGHNVRYDLGFLNAAYEAHGSTRFPNRWVDTCALARRLVRDEVPNCKLGTLASRLRLDHQPSHRALDDALATGDLLHVLLERAAGLGVLGLDDLLALPTMGGHPQAAKLALTRHLPRAPGVYRFRDRGGRLLYVGKATDLRSRVRSYFSGDDRRKVGQLLREVEAVDAIVCTSPLEASVLELRLIRALDPRFNRQGRARGGPVWVKLTAERFPRLSVVRQVRPDGADYLGPLPSTRAAARVVEAVHTALPIRRCSGAPGRRAARCAPAQIGRALCPCAGDLAEDEYRAVVAAVRAGWDGRPDLLLAPLARRMEVLAAGERFEEAAEVRDRAAAVVAALRRGRRLAALAASGRTELALPGGAGAVLDGGVLTSAWGADGQVRALDVVAGVPPPVADGPGGPGTAAVDAERLCVAAWLDRAAGAVRVVHSEGGLASAWPALPRFQALPPRPTAPSAPAGAAGAGAGSARAAGRRSGRPRPEIPASALARSGA, from the coding sequence GTGTCCGCCCCCCGCCGCTCCCCCGCCGGGCCCGGGGGGCAGGCCTCCTTCGACGACCTGGGCACCCCCCTGCACCAGGTCACCTTCTGCGTGATCGACATCGAGACCACGGGGGGCCGGGCCACCGACGGCGGCATCACCGAGGTGGGGGCGGTGAAGCTCCGGGGCGGGGAGTGCGAGGGCACGTTCCAGACCCTGGTCAACTGCGGCCAGGCCATCCCCCCGGCCATCACCGTGCTGACCGGCATCACCGACGCCATGGTGCTGCCCGCCCCCCGCCTCGGCCCGGTGCTGTCGGCCCTGCGGGAGTTCGTGGGCGACGCCGTCATCGTGGGCCACAACGTGCGCTACGACCTCGGCTTCCTGAACGCCGCCTACGAGGCCCACGGCTCGACCCGCTTCCCCAACCGGTGGGTCGACACCTGCGCCCTGGCCCGGCGCCTGGTCCGTGACGAGGTGCCGAACTGCAAGCTCGGCACCCTGGCCTCGCGCCTGCGGCTCGACCACCAGCCGTCGCACCGGGCCCTCGACGACGCCCTGGCCACCGGCGACCTCCTCCACGTCCTGCTGGAGCGGGCCGCCGGGCTGGGGGTGCTGGGCCTGGACGACCTGCTGGCCCTGCCCACCATGGGCGGCCACCCCCAGGCCGCCAAGCTGGCCCTGACCCGGCACCTGCCCCGGGCCCCCGGGGTCTACCGCTTCCGCGACCGGGGCGGGCGGTTGCTGTACGTGGGCAAGGCCACCGACCTGCGGTCCCGGGTGCGGTCCTACTTCTCGGGCGACGACCGCCGGAAGGTCGGGCAGCTCCTGCGGGAGGTCGAGGCGGTCGACGCCATCGTGTGCACCAGCCCCCTGGAGGCGTCGGTGCTGGAGCTGCGCCTCATCCGGGCCCTCGACCCCCGGTTCAACCGCCAGGGCCGGGCCCGGGGCGGGCCGGTGTGGGTGAAGCTCACGGCCGAGCGGTTCCCCCGCCTCTCCGTCGTGCGCCAGGTGCGGCCCGACGGGGCCGACTACCTCGGGCCCCTGCCGTCGACCCGGGCCGCGGCCCGGGTGGTGGAGGCCGTCCACACCGCGCTGCCCATCCGGCGCTGCTCGGGCGCCCCGGGCCGGCGGGCCGCCCGCTGCGCCCCGGCCCAGATCGGGCGGGCCCTCTGCCCCTGCGCCGGCGACCTGGCCGAGGACGAGTACCGGGCGGTGGTGGCGGCCGTGCGGGCCGGCTGGGACGGGCGCCCCGACCTGCTCCTGGCCCCCCTGGCCCGGCGCATGGAGGTCCTGGCCGCCGGCGAGCGCTTCGAGGAGGCGGCCGAGGTGCGGGACCGGGCCGCCGCGGTGGTGGCCGCGCTGCGGCGGGGCCGGAGGCTGGCCGCCCTCGCCGCCAGCGGGCGCACCGAGCTGGCCCTGCCCGGGGGGGCCGGCGCCGTGCTCGACGGAGGGGTGCTGACCAGTGCCTGGGGGGCCGACGGCCAAGTGCGGGCCCTCGACGTGGTGGCCGGCGTGCCGCCCCCGGTGGCCGACGGCCCGGGGGGGCCGGGCACGGCCGCGGTCGACGCCGAGCGCCTGTGCGTGGCCGCCTGGCTGGACCGGGCCGCCGGTGCCGTCCGGGTGGTGCACAGCGAGGGTGGCCTGGCCTCGGCGTGGCCGGCGCTGCCCCGGTTCCAGGCCCTCCCGCCCCGGCCCACGGCTCCCTCGGCGCCGGCCGGGGCAGCCGGGGCGGGAGCCGGGTCCGCCCGCGCCGCCGGACGGCGCTCGGGTCGGCCCCGGCCCGAGATCCCCGCCAGCGCCCTGGCCCGGTCCGGCGCCTGA
- a CDS encoding LuxR family transcriptional regulator → MDRPAEPPSLRALATPPLVGRAPELAAIAAVLDAPEGRGVLVAGPIGVGKSRLAAEVMSRRAAAGTVVLRAIATAATADIPLGALAAIAPGGVRGGDRRDGVVDRVVADLAAAAGDAPLLLVVDDVDLLDPQSHGVVRALVERRVARVVGTARSPHPPLGPPWTAPGIVQITLGDLDDDGVAELLVATLGGPVAGGTTRVLATATRGNPLLLREALAAAGSGGALRQVDGIWSLDEGQRPLGRLGDVVTERVAQLDRDGRDGLELVAVAEVLPVPLADALVGPAVLGQLERSGLVARETVLGRPVVRPSHPVYGEALRAGLGPIARRHHARRLADAAEASDGAEVDVLRVVAWRVAAGGEVAADLLARAAREARRRGEFDRAEDLARRAVDAGGGVAALLLLGEIQNAVGRFAGADETFSRVVDPLLAGGPPPAGEEEASLVGLIALALAFNRAWGLGRGREARELLRDASAALGRSPASATVTVTERRAELAADAAALAAFTGDPRRAVAEAEHLLAEARHPREVARAAFAAGAGLIGMGRPEAAVAHAERGLAALEGLPEGFGRATFATNLLLTRIMGLAEAGDLAGAGALAEDTYRRSVDASLLTGQAVAAWARGRVLEMGGRALSAARWLAEARLIERDLQTRGRRRWALIGLGLALAGQGRRDEAAAMLAALDGMDTDEPVDDRFLVADELRLRAGLRAAGGELTAAERLLADGADRAWDDGAAGVAVVLWHELVVTAPATRAATAAATRLAAAEGVDGLLHRARVADAAAALAGDGGARLAGAAAVAEVGAHGLALAVARAVAAEAGAEGRRGLARSAEELAARSVAASEGVPADVPPARALLAGLGPRQREVVLLAAEGLSNGEIAERLAIAVRTVENHLHRSYAELGVDGRRGLVALLADTPG, encoded by the coding sequence GTGGACCGGCCGGCCGAGCCGCCGTCGCTGCGGGCCCTGGCCACGCCCCCGCTGGTGGGGCGGGCCCCGGAGCTGGCCGCCATCGCCGCCGTGCTCGACGCCCCCGAGGGGCGGGGCGTGCTGGTGGCCGGGCCCATCGGGGTGGGCAAGTCCCGCCTGGCGGCCGAGGTCATGAGCCGCCGGGCCGCGGCCGGCACCGTGGTGCTGCGAGCCATCGCCACCGCCGCCACCGCCGACATCCCCCTCGGGGCCCTGGCCGCCATCGCCCCCGGCGGGGTGCGGGGCGGCGACCGCCGGGACGGCGTGGTCGACCGGGTGGTGGCCGACCTGGCCGCCGCGGCCGGCGACGCCCCCCTGTTGCTGGTGGTGGACGACGTCGACCTCCTCGACCCCCAGTCCCACGGCGTGGTCCGGGCCCTGGTCGAGCGGCGGGTGGCCCGGGTGGTGGGGACGGCCCGCAGCCCGCACCCACCCCTGGGCCCCCCGTGGACGGCGCCGGGCATCGTGCAGATCACCCTGGGCGACCTCGACGACGACGGTGTGGCCGAGCTGCTGGTGGCCACGCTGGGCGGGCCGGTGGCCGGGGGCACCACCCGGGTGCTGGCCACCGCCACCCGGGGCAACCCGCTGCTGCTCCGCGAGGCCCTGGCTGCGGCCGGGAGCGGGGGTGCCCTCCGCCAGGTCGACGGCATCTGGTCGCTCGACGAGGGCCAGCGACCCCTGGGCCGGTTGGGTGACGTGGTCACCGAGCGGGTGGCCCAGCTCGACCGGGACGGCCGCGACGGCCTGGAGCTGGTGGCGGTGGCCGAGGTGCTGCCCGTGCCGTTGGCCGACGCCCTGGTCGGCCCGGCCGTGCTGGGCCAGCTGGAGCGCTCGGGCCTGGTGGCCCGGGAGACGGTGCTGGGCCGGCCCGTGGTGCGGCCCTCGCACCCGGTGTACGGCGAGGCCCTGCGGGCCGGGCTGGGCCCCATCGCCCGCCGGCACCACGCCCGGCGGCTGGCCGACGCGGCCGAGGCCTCGGACGGGGCCGAGGTCGACGTGCTGCGGGTGGTGGCCTGGCGGGTGGCGGCCGGGGGCGAGGTGGCCGCCGACCTGCTGGCCCGGGCCGCCCGCGAGGCCCGTCGCCGCGGGGAGTTCGACCGGGCCGAGGACCTGGCCCGCCGGGCCGTCGACGCCGGGGGCGGGGTGGCCGCCCTCCTGCTGCTGGGCGAGATCCAGAACGCGGTGGGCCGCTTCGCCGGCGCGGACGAGACCTTCTCCCGGGTCGTCGACCCGCTGCTGGCCGGCGGCCCGCCCCCGGCCGGCGAGGAGGAGGCCTCCCTGGTGGGCCTCATCGCCCTGGCCCTGGCCTTCAACCGGGCCTGGGGGCTGGGGCGGGGCCGGGAGGCCCGGGAGCTGCTGCGCGACGCCTCGGCCGCCCTGGGCCGCTCGCCCGCCTCGGCCACGGTGACGGTGACGGAGCGCCGGGCCGAGCTGGCCGCCGACGCCGCCGCCCTGGCCGCCTTCACCGGCGATCCCCGCCGGGCCGTGGCCGAGGCCGAGCACCTGCTGGCCGAGGCCCGCCACCCCCGGGAGGTGGCCCGGGCCGCCTTCGCGGCCGGGGCCGGCCTCATCGGGATGGGGCGGCCCGAGGCCGCGGTGGCCCACGCCGAGCGGGGCCTGGCCGCCCTGGAGGGGCTGCCCGAGGGCTTCGGCCGGGCCACCTTCGCCACCAACCTGCTCCTGACCCGCATCATGGGCCTGGCCGAGGCCGGCGACCTGGCCGGGGCCGGGGCCCTGGCCGAGGACACCTACCGCCGGTCGGTCGACGCCTCGCTGCTCACCGGCCAGGCGGTGGCCGCCTGGGCCCGGGGACGGGTCCTGGAGATGGGCGGGCGGGCCCTCAGCGCGGCCCGATGGCTGGCCGAGGCCCGGCTCATCGAGCGTGACCTGCAGACCCGGGGCCGGCGCCGGTGGGCGCTGATCGGCCTGGGCCTGGCCCTGGCCGGCCAGGGCCGGCGCGACGAGGCGGCCGCCATGCTCGCCGCCCTGGACGGCATGGACACCGACGAGCCCGTCGACGACCGCTTCCTGGTGGCCGACGAGCTGCGCCTGCGGGCCGGCCTGCGGGCGGCCGGCGGGGAGCTGACGGCGGCCGAGCGCCTCCTGGCCGACGGGGCCGACCGGGCCTGGGACGACGGCGCCGCCGGCGTGGCCGTGGTGCTGTGGCACGAGCTGGTGGTGACGGCCCCGGCCACCCGGGCCGCCACCGCGGCCGCCACCCGCCTGGCCGCGGCGGAGGGGGTGGACGGCCTGCTCCACCGGGCCCGGGTGGCCGACGCCGCCGCCGCCCTGGCCGGCGACGGCGGGGCGCGCCTGGCCGGGGCGGCCGCGGTGGCCGAGGTCGGGGCCCACGGCCTGGCCCTGGCCGTGGCCCGGGCGGTGGCCGCCGAGGCCGGGGCCGAGGGCCGCCGGGGCCTGGCCCGCAGCGCCGAGGAGCTGGCGGCCCGCAGCGTGGCCGCCTCCGAGGGCGTCCCGGCCGACGTCCCCCCGGCCCGGGCCCTGCTGGCCGGCCTGGGCCCCCGCCAGCGGGAGGTGGTGCTGCTGGCCGCCGAGGGCCTCAGCAACGGCGAGATCGCCGAGCGCCTGGCCATCGCCGTGCGCACCGTGGAGAACCACCTCCACCGCTCCTACGCCGAGCTGGGCGTCGACGGCCGCCGGGGCCTGGTCGCCCTCCTGGCCGACACGCCGGGCTGA
- a CDS encoding NYN domain-containing protein — protein MSAPGPKSLQKARSVLLHDLLELAIGVARHDMETDPSLVPLPLRPVVRLSRLGPRALAAADRAGDDDPFRSRVALLVELEKLTPAQRLWLERPDGWEAALEEMVQVEAADVEEADVRQKLTRERRARRSAEDSRDRAVAQAGRTRLEATDLRQELAATRQDLAAARQAADEAEDRARAAEDERTEAVRALKQLEEAHARAHEQLRELREGGTGQAARRAEVDRAALARAVAQATDASTALDAALAAVAALAEPTEPTAPTEPAPAGPGDGTEAPDEEPDAAVEAGGPPEGSPPARPPARARRRPARLPGGIHDDTAEAADHLVRRPGAILLVDGYNASLAMWPDTPLADQRQRLVSGLAVLEARSGVEAVAVFDGVAASVQGVTRQVRVRFTDEGVEADDVLLDMVDAEPPDRVVVVASNDERVRAGSRARGGNVLSISQLRALLG, from the coding sequence GTGTCGGCCCCCGGCCCCAAGTCCCTCCAGAAGGCCCGGAGCGTCCTGCTCCACGACCTCCTGGAGCTGGCCATCGGCGTGGCCCGCCACGACATGGAGACCGACCCGTCCCTCGTGCCCCTGCCGCTGCGGCCGGTGGTGCGCCTGAGCCGCCTCGGCCCCCGGGCCCTGGCCGCCGCCGACCGGGCCGGTGACGACGACCCGTTCCGGTCCCGGGTGGCCCTGCTGGTGGAGCTGGAGAAGCTGACCCCGGCCCAGCGGCTGTGGCTGGAGCGGCCCGACGGGTGGGAGGCGGCCCTGGAGGAGATGGTGCAGGTGGAGGCGGCCGATGTCGAGGAGGCCGACGTCCGCCAGAAGCTCACCCGGGAGCGCCGGGCCCGCCGGTCGGCCGAGGACTCCCGGGACCGGGCCGTGGCCCAGGCCGGGCGGACCCGCCTGGAGGCCACCGACCTCCGGCAGGAGCTGGCCGCCACCCGCCAGGACCTGGCCGCGGCCCGCCAGGCGGCCGACGAGGCCGAGGACCGGGCCCGGGCCGCCGAGGACGAGCGGACCGAGGCCGTCCGGGCCCTGAAGCAGCTGGAGGAGGCCCACGCCCGAGCCCACGAGCAGCTCCGGGAGCTGCGAGAGGGTGGGACGGGTCAGGCGGCGCGGCGGGCCGAGGTCGACCGGGCGGCCCTGGCCCGGGCCGTGGCCCAGGCCACCGACGCCTCGACCGCCCTGGACGCCGCCCTGGCCGCGGTGGCCGCCCTGGCCGAGCCGACCGAGCCGACGGCGCCGACCGAACCGGCGCCGGCCGGTCCCGGCGACGGGACCGAGGCCCCGGACGAGGAACCCGACGCCGCCGTCGAGGCCGGCGGGCCCCCGGAGGGGTCGCCCCCGGCCCGCCCGCCGGCCCGGGCCCGGCGCCGCCCGGCCCGCCTGCCCGGCGGCATCCACGACGACACCGCCGAGGCCGCCGACCACCTCGTCCGCCGGCCCGGGGCCATCCTGCTGGTCGACGGCTACAACGCCTCCCTGGCCATGTGGCCCGACACCCCGCTGGCCGACCAGCGCCAACGCCTGGTGAGCGGCCTGGCCGTCCTGGAGGCTCGATCCGGGGTCGAGGCGGTGGCCGTCTTCGACGGGGTGGCGGCGTCGGTGCAGGGCGTCACCCGGCAGGTGCGGGTCCGCTTCACCGACGAGGGGGTGGAGGCCGACGACGTGCTCCTGGACATGGTCGACGCCGAGCCCCCCGACCGGGTCGTGGTGGTGGCCAGCAACGACGAGCGGGTGCGGGCCGGCTCCCGGGCCCGGGGGGGCAACGTCCTGTCCATCTCCCAGCTCCGTGCCCTCCTGGGCTGA
- a CDS encoding acyl-CoA dehydrogenase family protein — protein sequence MDFTFSDELTALQETCRRIAQDKVKPRAREIDESNEYPQDIFEVFRDTGLLGLCIPEDLGGGGAGILGLTIAMEEVAKYSNTAALMLLLTRLPTGPVMIAGSRDLNERYVAPIATGEKRGAFCLSEPQAGSDVMGMRAKAVPDGDDWVLTGTKCWISGVAQADWYTVFAKTSADPASRDHDSITAFVVERGWDGVQVGTLDQKMGVRGVATGELLLDGARVPAANVIGEIGGWQAAMQGLNSMRPIVAARGIGLAEGALMYATEYVKERAAFTKTIAEFQGTQWEIAKLATEIEAARLLTYRAAVMADEGKFTKEFVPYLSMAKYKATEVAVQASNVCLQMLGAAGYMKDHMTELYYRDAKQLTIVEGTTQVQLGLIGKGVLAGHLWWD from the coding sequence ATGGACTTCACGTTCTCCGACGAGCTCACCGCCCTGCAGGAGACCTGCCGGCGCATCGCCCAGGACAAGGTCAAGCCTCGGGCCCGGGAGATCGACGAGTCCAACGAGTACCCGCAGGACATCTTCGAGGTGTTCCGCGACACGGGCCTGCTGGGCCTGTGCATCCCCGAGGACCTGGGCGGCGGCGGGGCCGGCATCCTGGGCCTGACCATCGCCATGGAGGAGGTGGCCAAGTACTCCAACACCGCGGCCCTGATGCTCCTCCTGACCCGGCTGCCCACCGGCCCGGTGATGATCGCCGGCAGCCGCGACCTCAACGAGCGCTACGTGGCCCCCATCGCCACCGGCGAGAAGCGGGGGGCCTTCTGCCTGTCCGAGCCCCAGGCCGGCAGCGACGTCATGGGCATGCGCGCCAAGGCGGTGCCCGACGGCGACGACTGGGTGCTGACCGGCACCAAGTGCTGGATCTCCGGGGTGGCCCAGGCCGACTGGTACACGGTGTTCGCCAAGACCTCGGCCGACCCGGCCAGCCGGGACCACGACTCCATCACCGCCTTCGTGGTCGAGCGGGGCTGGGACGGGGTCCAGGTCGGCACCCTCGACCAGAAGATGGGCGTCAGGGGCGTGGCCACCGGCGAGCTGCTGCTGGACGGGGCGCGGGTGCCGGCGGCCAACGTCATCGGCGAGATCGGGGGCTGGCAGGCGGCCATGCAGGGCCTCAACTCCATGCGCCCCATCGTGGCCGCCCGGGGCATCGGCCTGGCCGAGGGGGCCCTCATGTACGCCACCGAGTACGTGAAGGAGCGGGCCGCCTTCACCAAGACCATCGCGGAGTTCCAAGGCACCCAGTGGGAGATCGCCAAGCTGGCCACCGAGATCGAGGCCGCCCGCCTCCTCACCTACCGGGCCGCGGTCATGGCCGACGAGGGCAAGTTCACCAAGGAGTTCGTGCCCTACCTGTCGATGGCCAAGTACAAGGCCACCGAGGTGGCGGTGCAGGCCTCCAACGTGTGCCTCCAGATGCTGGGCGCGGCCGGCTACATGAAGGACCACATGACCGAGCTGTACTACCGCGACGCCAAGCAGCTCACCATCGTGGAGGGCACCACCCAGGTGCAGCTCGGCCTCATCGGCAAGGGCGTCCTGGCCGGCCACCTGTGGTGGGACTGA